One genomic window of Polaromonas sp. SP1 includes the following:
- a CDS encoding OsmC family protein, with product MTEKSASVHWEGQGKKGQGQISTETAALKAYPYGFGSRFEDDRSGTNPEELLGAAHAACFTMAFSFACDKAGFATEKVDTRASVRLVPQGDGFLIDRIALTLEAKVPGIDEAKFQEIAEGAKKGCPLSKALASVPEITLTATLLK from the coding sequence ATGACTGAAAAATCCGCCTCCGTTCATTGGGAAGGCCAGGGTAAAAAAGGCCAGGGCCAGATCAGCACCGAGACCGCCGCCCTCAAGGCCTACCCTTACGGCTTCGGCAGCCGCTTTGAAGACGACCGCAGCGGCACCAACCCGGAAGAGTTGCTGGGCGCCGCTCATGCGGCCTGCTTCACCATGGCGTTTTCTTTTGCCTGCGACAAGGCCGGCTTTGCCACCGAAAAGGTCGACACGCGCGCAAGCGTGCGCCTGGTGCCGCAGGGCGACGGCTTTCTGATCGACCGCATCGCCCTGACGCTGGAGGCCAAAGTGCCCGGTATCGACGAGGCGAAGTTCCAGGAAATTGCCGAAGGCGCCAAGAAAGGCTGCCCGCTGTCGAAAGCGCTGGCCAGCGTGCCGGAGATCACCCTGACAGCCACGCTGCTGAAATAA
- a CDS encoding putative zinc-binding metallopeptidase: protein MFFTTPSRSTDQPLPLLAGRNYRCHCGQPVFFRNSKCLACGTPLGYDCERGLLLPLMPGPQEGTWQEWEAESAPAAAPPDDAVPPPLENIPGQESAANLAPAAPAQAAEPAQHPDGGEPLYKRCLNLSTPASCNWLVPVADPADMCRACRLNRTIPDLTDPAQPDNGYLWGLVELAKRRLVSSLILLGLPVASRMSEDTQRGLMFDFLRSPLNGPHIMTGHNTGLITLNVDEADDAKREAVRKAMREPYRTLLGHFRHEVGHYYWDRLLAGTPWMDGFHALFGDETLDYKASLQRNYDEGPPADWPLHYVSAYASTHPWEDWAECWAHYLHMRDAIDTALSFGLSVDHFDLEFTPFTIDALYQPEHPEAEQFLTFLNHWTRLTTMLNEMSRSMGQPDFYPFILPTETVAKLHFIHLVVTSRSWLQEPMQAPMQAPAQSPAEDVGANDEPALQPLQPLQPVQQSQQQS, encoded by the coding sequence TTGTTTTTCACCACACCCTCCAGGTCCACGGACCAACCCCTGCCTTTGCTGGCCGGCCGCAACTACCGTTGCCACTGCGGGCAGCCCGTCTTTTTCCGCAACAGCAAATGCCTGGCCTGCGGCACGCCGCTGGGGTATGACTGCGAGCGCGGCCTGCTGCTGCCGCTGATGCCGGGGCCGCAGGAGGGCACCTGGCAGGAATGGGAAGCCGAGAGTGCACCGGCCGCCGCGCCGCCTGACGACGCCGTGCCGCCGCCGCTGGAAAACATTCCCGGCCAGGAGTCGGCCGCCAACCTTGCGCCTGCCGCACCGGCCCAGGCCGCAGAGCCGGCGCAACACCCCGATGGCGGCGAGCCGCTGTACAAGCGCTGCCTCAACCTCTCAACCCCCGCGTCCTGCAACTGGCTGGTGCCGGTGGCAGACCCGGCCGACATGTGCCGCGCCTGCCGCCTCAACCGCACCATTCCGGACCTGACCGACCCCGCCCAGCCCGACAACGGCTACCTGTGGGGGCTGGTCGAGCTGGCCAAGCGGCGCCTGGTGTCCTCGCTCATACTGCTCGGGCTGCCGGTGGCGTCCCGCATGAGTGAAGACACCCAGCGCGGCCTGATGTTCGATTTTTTGCGCTCGCCGCTGAACGGCCCGCACATCATGACGGGCCACAACACCGGCCTGATCACGCTCAATGTCGACGAAGCCGACGACGCCAAACGCGAGGCGGTGCGCAAGGCCATGCGCGAGCCCTACCGCACGCTGCTCGGGCACTTCCGCCATGAAGTCGGCCACTACTACTGGGACCGCCTGCTGGCCGGCACGCCCTGGATGGACGGCTTTCACGCACTCTTCGGCGACGAAACCCTGGACTACAAGGCCAGCCTGCAGCGCAATTACGACGAAGGCCCGCCCGCCGACTGGCCGCTGCATTACGTCAGCGCCTACGCCAGCACCCACCCCTGGGAAGACTGGGCCGAATGCTGGGCGCACTACCTGCACATGCGCGATGCGATCGACACCGCCCTGAGCTTCGGCCTGAGCGTGGACCACTTCGACCTGGAGTTCACGCCCTTCACGATAGACGCGCTGTACCAGCCGGAGCACCCCGAGGCCGAGCAGTTCCTGACCTTCCTCAACCACTGGACGCGGCTGACGACCATGCTCAACGAGATGTCGCGCAGCATGGGTCAGCCCGATTTTTATCCCTTTATCCTGCCGACAGAGACGGTCGCCAAGCTGCATTTCATTCATCTGGTGGTGACCTCGCGCAGCTGGCTGCAAGAGCCTATGCAGGCGCCGATGCAGGCACCGGCGCAAAGCCCGGCAGAAGATGTGGGCGCGAATGATGAGCCTGCGCTGCAACCGTTGCAGCCGCTGCAACCCGTGCAGCAATCGCAGCAACAAAGCTAG
- a CDS encoding MFS transporter translates to MSASLAGLQARHGPRYRWLLLLAVMIGTMASIMSSTIVNVAIPDMSHHFTLGQERAQWVSSGFMVAMTVSMLTTPWLLSRYGYRRTYVGTMLLLMAGGIVGGLANSFGLVLGARVAEGLAAGVVQPIPAIIIMRAFGPHEQGRASGLFGMGVVLAPALGPSVGGILVDLFGWRSIFFMVVPLCLVSLWMAYRYVPDTAPGGVAANRQGAMIDWRGLLLGAVGTLCLLNGMVELHGAGRAHSFALLGAALAALAAFVWWQRRLAATGGAPLMNLALFGYRPFAMGSIVAFIYGTALFGSTYLLPVYLQLGLNLSASHVGTILLPAGLVLAATIAGVGRLADKHPTWLLVSIGLALLAASFALMLTVSLASGLWLLVMWATLGRIGLGFILPSLNLGSLRPLHEHLLSQGASAINFLRMLGGAIGVSLCGIVLEWRLAAHGDSLANATSSPARLAAFNEAFLMLAALCVLAMVAAWQLRVPVPAAPGNPHNDKQETD, encoded by the coding sequence ATGTCCGCCTCCCTCGCCGGCCTCCAGGCACGCCACGGCCCGCGTTACCGCTGGCTGCTGCTGCTCGCCGTGATGATCGGCACGATGGCGTCCATCATGTCGTCGACCATCGTGAACGTGGCGATCCCCGACATGAGCCACCACTTCACGCTGGGGCAGGAGCGCGCCCAATGGGTGAGCTCGGGCTTCATGGTGGCCATGACGGTGTCCATGCTGACCACGCCCTGGCTGCTGTCGCGCTACGGCTACCGCCGCACCTATGTGGGCACCATGCTGCTGCTGATGGCCGGCGGCATCGTCGGCGGCCTGGCCAACAGCTTCGGCCTGGTGCTGGGCGCGCGTGTGGCCGAGGGCCTGGCGGCCGGCGTGGTGCAGCCGATTCCCGCGATCATCATCATGCGGGCCTTCGGGCCGCACGAGCAGGGGCGCGCCAGCGGCCTCTTCGGCATGGGCGTGGTGCTGGCGCCGGCACTGGGCCCCAGCGTGGGCGGCATCCTGGTCGACCTGTTCGGCTGGCGTTCGATTTTTTTCATGGTGGTGCCGCTGTGCCTGGTGTCGCTGTGGATGGCTTACCGCTATGTGCCCGACACCGCACCGGGCGGCGTGGCGGCGAACCGCCAGGGCGCCATGATCGACTGGCGCGGCCTGCTGCTGGGCGCGGTGGGCACGCTGTGCCTGCTCAACGGCATGGTCGAGCTGCATGGCGCAGGGCGCGCACATTCCTTCGCCCTGCTGGGCGCGGCACTGGCGGCGCTGGCGGCTTTTGTCTGGTGGCAGCGCCGCCTGGCCGCTACGGGTGGCGCGCCGCTGATGAACCTGGCGCTCTTCGGCTACCGGCCCTTTGCCATGGGCAGCATCGTGGCGTTTATCTACGGCACGGCGTTATTTGGTTCTACCTACCTCTTGCCGGTGTACCTGCAGCTGGGCCTGAATCTTTCCGCCTCGCATGTCGGCACCATCCTGTTGCCCGCGGGCCTGGTGCTGGCGGCCACGATTGCCGGTGTGGGCCGGCTGGCGGACAAACACCCGACCTGGCTGCTCGTCAGCATCGGCCTGGCCCTGCTGGCGGCGTCGTTCGCGCTGATGCTCACGGTGAGCCTGGCCTCGGGCCTGTGGCTGCTGGTGATGTGGGCCACGCTGGGCCGCATCGGGCTGGGTTTTATCCTGCCTTCGCTCAACCTCGGCTCACTGCGGCCGCTGCATGAACATTTGCTGTCGCAAGGCGCAAGCGCCATCAATTTTTTGCGCATGCTGGGCGGCGCCATCGGCGTGAGCCTGTGCGGCATCGTGCTGGAATGGCGGCTGGCCGCGCATGGCGACTCACTGGCCAACGCCACCAGCAGCCCGGCGCGGCTGGCGGCTTTCAACGAAGCCTTCCTGATGCTGGCCGCGCTGTGCGTGCTGGCCATGGTGGCGGCGTGGCAGCTTCGCGTGCCCGTTCCCGCCGCGCCCGGCAACCCACACAACGACAAGCAGGAAACAGACTGA
- a CDS encoding 4-oxalocrotonate tautomerase has translation MPTYHVEMMEGRTIEQKKKLVEAITRVSVEILGGQAESVDILITDIKRENWATGGKLWSEPRD, from the coding sequence ATGCCCACTTACCACGTCGAAATGATGGAAGGCCGCACCATCGAGCAGAAGAAAAAGCTGGTGGAGGCCATCACCCGCGTGAGCGTTGAAATCCTCGGCGGTCAGGCCGAATCGGTGGACATCCTGATCACCGACATCAAGCGCGAGAACTGGGCCACCGGCGGCAAGCTCTGGTCCGAGCCGAGAGACTGA